CATTTACTTTATGAATAAAAAGGCAGATTTACATTTGATTTTTGTCTTACGTTTGAATATGCCCAAGCGTTCGCTTTCTGTAAAAGTCGCAACGGTAATCTTATCTGAGTTTTCCACTTTCATTGAACTTCCAATCCAGCCGGAGTCTGAATTTTAAACActtttgtatgtatttgttcAGCTTCTGTATACTTGCATAAGGGTGTTATGGTTATATTGGGGAAGACGGTGTGAATGAAACCGCCCACCAGGCACGTTCATATTCCAAGTAATTTGAGAAATAAGTaattacatattttttttaaagtgattttttttttttatttcttctaAATCTGGATTAATGCCGGTGAGTGTCTGCACTGTGCAGCACAagcagaggcgcgggaaggtattttgagtggagGTGCTGTCTGATGTGCTAATTATGTACGAATCACAAAagcgtgaacacacacacacacacacacacactattaagatgtaaaatatgattttaccaacaatgtggaacTTACATTCGTTGAAGTAGGCTATCAAGGCATTGCTAATTCCTGGCTTACACAGATTCTGCGTAATAATGCCCCTGCATCTTCTATTTCAATCTTTTTAGAAGATTTAGCGTTTTTAGTGAGAGAGAATTCCGAGATACGTTTTTGCGCCATGTCAGTTACTCGTCGCTTGTGTTGTTCGTCACGTTAAAAGTAGCCGACcaaaacacttttttatttttcttcccAGAAGCtaaataattaattatatagtttaaaatgatcatttgaataataatatatatctcGGGCAcaattaaatgaaataaaaataaataaattaaaaaaataaaatgtgcagagagaggagctccgcctgcctgccgctagggggtgctgcagcgccctcagcgcGCCCCTTGCGCCCCTGAGCACAAGGCCAGACAATTTATATACAGCATTTAGCTAAATACACGTTTGCAAATGGGAAAAGTAAATTGAATACTTTGAGGGGCTGATGCCAGAAGTAGAATACCAGCAAGCAAAGACCCGCACAGAGTAtaacatatttaaacatttccCTGTAAGCTCAATGTGCAGAAGGTGTAAATGTGGCTTTACAGTTATTCTCCACATACATGAATAATCTTGTTATTGGAAGCTTTTGGAGAGCAGCTGAAAGCAAGCACAAAAACGATCAAAACGAATTAATATCAAACACCTGGGAGACGTTACTACAGTTGTAACATATTCATTAATCGGCATAAGGGATCAAAACAGTATCCAGTTACGTAATCCATTTGTCTTTTGAAATGCTGATGTTTAACGTGGATGTGTAATCTCCTGCATCTTGTATCTCAGGTGTGTGTAAGATGTACGAGGAGCATTTAAAGAGGATGAACCCCAACAGCCCGTCGATAACGTACGACATCAGCCAGCTGTTCGACTTCATCGATGACCTCGCCGACCTCAGCTGTTTGGTGTGAGTTTAACAAACGGGTGACATCATTAATATTACTAATTTTGATTGTCTCCCAGAGGCCACTGATTATATTCTAAAGTCATGAACAGGTTAAGGATATTGGAACTGAAATACTTGTATTTTAaccttttatgtatttattattactTCATTCATACTTTTGACCTTCTATGGATCACAAAACAGATTTCCCCCTGCTCTAAATACTGTTTTCTTATTCTGATTAAATATGATCTTCTGTGTGCAGGTACCGCACGGACACGCAGACGTACCAGCCGTACAACAA
The sequence above is drawn from the Pseudochaenichthys georgianus chromosome 22, fPseGeo1.2, whole genome shotgun sequence genome and encodes:
- the LOC117467815 gene encoding enhancer of rudimentary homolog, which produces MSHTILLVQPTKRPEGRTYADYESVNECMEGVCKMYEEHLKRMNPNSPSITYDISQLFDFIDDLADLSCLVYRTDTQTYQPYNKDWIKEKIYVLLRRQAQQAAK